In the genome of Enterococcus sp. DIV2402, the window CGTTTTGTGAATCGGTTATTCGGGAAGTCCATGAAGAAACGGGACTCGTGATTACTCAACCTCTTTTATGTGGCGTGAAACAATTCCAAACCAAACAACAAGAGCGATATGTTGTGTTATTTTATCGCGCGAAGGCTACGGGAGAGCTGCAAGCATCACGTGAAGGGGCGGTTTTTTGGATTGAAAAAGCAGACTTGACCAACTATGTTTTAGCCGAAGATTTTTTAGAGATGTATCAAATTTTTGTAGATGATTCATTATCCGAATTTTATTATGATGAACAAGATCAGGTGCATTTATTGTAACGAAATCCCCATGGAATCCTTTTTCCATGGGGATTTGTTAGTTGATTACGACCACTTGTTGGTAGATGCGGTCATATTTTTTGATATAATTTCGGGCTTTTTCGGGATTTTTTTGCATTTTTTCGAGGGTTTCAGGATTTTTAGTCGAGACAACCACACCAATAACATTATCGGGTTTGACTTTTTCAAAGGGGAGAAAAGCGACATA includes:
- a CDS encoding 8-oxo-dGTP diphosphatase, whose amino-acid sequence is MSRAEQAIFTNMCMIENEKGQILIQDRQKPDWPGVTFPGGHVEKAESFCESVIREVHEETGLVITQPLLCGVKQFQTKQQERYVVLFYRAKATGELQASREGAVFWIEKADLTNYVLAEDFLEMYQIFVDDSLSEFYYDEQDQVHLL